The following are encoded together in the Thermoanaerobaculia bacterium genome:
- a CDS encoding ABC transporter permease: MSAVAAVPERPTIVIRPSQGWMSLGLAEIWEYRELLYFLVWRDVKVRYKQTALGAAWAVIQPLMTMIVFTIFFGKLANVGSEGLPYPIFSYAGLLPWTFFAQGLSMSSDSLVGSSNLIKRVYFPRLVIPASSVLAGVVDFSIAFVILVGMMFAYHIHPTAGIVLLPLFLLLALTTALGVGVWLSALNVEYRDVKYVVPFVVQLWLFVTPVIYPSTKVTTWLASHGIPTWIYGLNPMTGVVEGFRWALLGTGTGPGPVILASGLMSAAMLLAGAFYFRRMERTFADVV, from the coding sequence GTGAGCGCGGTCGCGGCGGTTCCCGAGCGTCCGACGATCGTCATCCGCCCGTCGCAAGGCTGGATGTCGCTCGGGCTCGCGGAGATCTGGGAATACCGGGAGCTCCTCTACTTCCTCGTCTGGCGCGACGTGAAGGTCCGCTACAAGCAGACCGCGCTCGGCGCCGCGTGGGCGGTCATCCAGCCGCTCATGACGATGATCGTCTTCACGATCTTCTTCGGAAAGCTCGCCAACGTCGGATCGGAAGGTCTGCCGTATCCGATTTTTTCCTACGCCGGTCTCCTTCCGTGGACGTTCTTCGCGCAGGGACTCTCGATGTCCTCGGACAGCCTCGTCGGATCCTCGAACCTCATCAAACGGGTGTACTTCCCGCGCCTCGTCATCCCCGCGTCGTCGGTTCTCGCGGGCGTCGTGGATTTCTCGATCGCGTTCGTGATCCTCGTGGGGATGATGTTCGCGTACCACATTCACCCGACGGCGGGAATCGTGCTGCTCCCCCTGTTCCTGCTCCTCGCGCTCACGACCGCCCTCGGCGTCGGGGTCTGGCTGTCCGCGCTCAACGTCGAATATCGGGACGTCAAGTACGTCGTCCCGTTCGTCGTCCAGCTCTGGCTCTTCGTCACCCCCGTGATCTACCCGTCGACGAAGGTGACGACGTGGCTCGCCTCCCACGGGATCCCGACCTGGATCTACGGCCTGAACCCGATGACGGGAGTCGTCGAAGGCTTCCGGTGGGCGCTCCTCGGAACGGGAACCGGCCCGGGTCCGGTCATCCTCGCGAGCGGGCTCATGTCGGCCGCGATGCTGCTCGCGGGCGCTTTCTACTTCCGCCGGATGGAGAGGACGTTCGCCGATGTGGTCTGA